A genomic stretch from Sulfobacillus thermosulfidooxidans includes:
- a CDS encoding CaiB/BaiF CoA transferase family protein — MESMSLQGIRVLEIGQLVAAPSATRILADFGADVIKVEPLEGDPLRHWGAMSPYGHSWWWSMQSRNKRLVAINLKHPTGQHIIRELAKQSDVLIANLRPGRLAEWELDYEHLHALNPQLIYVDISGFGLTGPYRDRPGFGNIAEAMGGIRYITGFPDRPPVRTGVSLGDELAALYAVIGILIALVQRGRDGLGEHIDVSLVESVLAITEALIPDYVNAGIIQERTGNQLLRAAPSNTYPTRDQQWIAIGANSSATFAALTTVMQHPELVHDPRFSSNAQRVRHATELDTLIAAWTIEHDLSDLMQRLLQAGIPAGPVMSARDIAEDVHIQSRQMITYVPQDNGEPTGMLGIVPKLTRHPGTVRWAGGAIGQHTDDVLTSLLHISPTELAVWRDQGIIR, encoded by the coding sequence ATGGAGTCTATGAGCTTACAAGGCATTCGCGTATTGGAAATCGGCCAATTGGTCGCCGCCCCGTCAGCGACTCGCATCCTCGCGGATTTTGGCGCTGACGTCATCAAAGTGGAACCCTTAGAGGGCGATCCGCTGCGTCATTGGGGGGCTATGAGTCCTTACGGGCATTCATGGTGGTGGTCGATGCAATCGCGCAACAAGCGATTAGTTGCCATCAACTTGAAACATCCCACCGGTCAGCACATCATTCGCGAGTTAGCCAAACAAAGCGACGTCCTCATTGCGAACTTACGACCTGGACGTTTAGCCGAATGGGAATTAGATTATGAGCATCTTCATGCTCTGAATCCGCAACTCATCTATGTGGACATTTCGGGTTTTGGACTGACAGGTCCATACCGCGACCGTCCGGGGTTTGGAAATATTGCGGAAGCGATGGGAGGTATCCGCTATATTACGGGTTTTCCTGATCGTCCTCCGGTGCGCACGGGAGTCTCGCTCGGCGATGAATTGGCGGCGCTCTATGCGGTCATTGGGATTCTCATCGCTCTGGTTCAACGCGGTCGTGATGGATTAGGGGAGCACATTGATGTCTCGTTGGTCGAATCGGTTCTGGCCATTACGGAAGCGTTGATTCCCGATTATGTCAATGCCGGCATTATTCAAGAGCGCACTGGCAATCAACTTCTGCGAGCCGCTCCTTCGAACACGTATCCAACCCGCGACCAGCAGTGGATTGCCATTGGCGCCAATAGTTCGGCGACATTTGCGGCACTCACCACGGTTATGCAACACCCCGAACTGGTTCACGATCCCCGCTTCAGTTCCAATGCACAACGGGTGCGGCATGCGACCGAACTCGATACGCTGATCGCCGCATGGACCATCGAACACGACTTATCAGATTTGATGCAGCGCTTATTACAGGCAGGCATTCCAGCCGGTCCTGTCATGAGTGCCCGCGATATTGCCGAAGATGTCCACATTCAATCCCGCCAAATGATTACCTATGTTCCGCAGGATAATGGGGAACCCACGGGCATGCTGGGGATTGTGCCCAAGCTCACCCGTCATCCCGGAACCGTGCGTTGGGCAGGCGGCGCCATCGGACAACATACCGACGACGTACTAACCTCCCTTCTTCACATTTCTCCCACAGAGTTAGCCGTTTGGCGTGACCAAGGAATTATTCGCTAA